The following coding sequences lie in one Methylotuvimicrobium alcaliphilum 20Z genomic window:
- a CDS encoding cation diffusion facilitator family transporter: MIEARQSVESDRLKAKVSIVAAWTNLALSVLKIGFGILGQSAALIADGVHSLSDLVSDLLVITAIKLGAREADFDHPYGHRRYETIATVALGVGLIIVAGGIAYDAMERVRQPERLLMPEFEAMAIAALSVLTNEWLYQYTKRIAKQTRSKLLLANAWHHRSDAISSIVVIIGVAGVWVGYEYADAVAAGIVALMIAKIGLSLVIQSIKELVDTSLPETLIREIRRVIKTTPGVRGIHLLRTRQMGEDAYIDAHIVVDARISVSEGHMIGDAVRQNLKAEFDDVVDVLVHVDPEDDEFIDEPVDVLRADVQGYLRNYLAELFEDIEDFKIHYLEGTIEIEVILPHLMGSQPERMEKVKQQCALMQGAFPNISKISVLLKI, translated from the coding sequence ATGATCGAAGCGCGCCAGTCAGTCGAATCCGATCGGCTAAAAGCGAAGGTCAGTATCGTTGCTGCATGGACCAACCTAGCATTGTCGGTTCTGAAAATCGGCTTCGGTATACTGGGTCAATCGGCGGCCTTGATCGCGGACGGTGTCCACTCCTTATCCGATCTGGTCAGCGATTTACTGGTCATTACCGCGATTAAACTGGGCGCGCGAGAGGCCGATTTCGACCACCCGTACGGGCATCGGCGTTACGAGACGATCGCGACGGTCGCGCTAGGCGTCGGGTTGATTATAGTGGCCGGCGGCATCGCCTATGATGCAATGGAAAGAGTTCGCCAGCCCGAGCGCTTGTTGATGCCGGAATTCGAGGCGATGGCGATAGCCGCCTTATCGGTATTGACTAACGAATGGCTCTATCAATACACCAAGCGCATTGCCAAGCAAACCCGGTCCAAATTATTACTGGCCAATGCCTGGCATCATCGTAGCGATGCGATATCTTCGATCGTGGTGATCATCGGCGTGGCCGGCGTTTGGGTCGGTTATGAATATGCCGATGCGGTCGCCGCCGGGATCGTCGCATTGATGATCGCTAAAATCGGTTTAAGTCTGGTGATTCAAAGCATCAAGGAGTTGGTCGATACCTCATTGCCCGAGACCTTGATCCGCGAGATACGCAGAGTGATCAAAACGACTCCCGGCGTGCGCGGCATTCATCTGCTTAGAACCCGCCAAATGGGCGAAGATGCCTATATCGACGCGCATATCGTCGTCGATGCCAGAATCAGCGTTTCCGAAGGACATATGATCGGCGATGCGGTCCGGCAAAATCTGAAAGCCGAATTCGACGACGTGGTCGACGTATTGGTCCATGTCGACCCCGAAGACGACGAATTCATCGACGAGCCGGTCGATGTGTTGCGTGCGGATGTGCAGGGTTACTTGCGTAACTATCTGGCCGAATTATTCGAAGATATCGAAGATTTCAAGATTCATTATCTGGAAGGGACGATCGAAATCGAAGTGATTTTGCCGCATCTGATGGGGAGTCAGCCGGAACGGATGGAAAAAGTTAAGCAACAATGCGCGCTGATGCAAGGCGCGTTTCCCAACATTAGCAAAATAAGCGTTTTATTGAAGATTTAG